In a single window of the Rhizobiaceae bacterium genome:
- a CDS encoding acyl-CoA dehydrogenase family protein, translating into MTHEVTNQTPPMSGGSAWRNDPLLVQIAEDYPEEIRKDFDAIGRFVLSTDAQELARLANVETPRLKTHDRQGRRIDLVEFHPAYHALMRRSIANGLHSSIWENAQAETNRRHQVRAIRYFLTAQLECGHLCPVTMTSASLAALMSSTKLFREWAPRITSRKYDSTQKPPVEKTGLTLGMGMTEKQGGTDVRSNSSHAERAGGAVYRLTGHKWFMSAPMSDAFLMLAQTTEGLSCFLVPRILGDGSMNGLRFQRLKDKLGNRSNASAEVEYSGALGELVGDPGAGIKTIMDMVTLTRLDCALASAALMRAAVAEAVHHARHRQTFGKTLIDQPLMLRVLADMALDVAAATALSMRLARSFDLAAQNRTEASFARIMTPVVKYWVCKTAPSLVYEAMECLGGNGYIEEGPLARYYREAPVNAIWEGSGNVMTLDLLRVMARAPAILDEVLGDIEASLGKEAEGTSVVLRAARDVAASDEGSARIFAEQLALSAAGAELRRLGAGRIADAFVATRLGGQWRSTYGMLGPRHDPALIVDSLFPA; encoded by the coding sequence GTGACGCATGAAGTGACCAACCAGACACCGCCGATGAGTGGAGGCAGCGCCTGGCGCAACGACCCTTTGCTGGTCCAGATCGCGGAAGACTACCCGGAAGAAATTCGCAAGGACTTCGACGCCATCGGAAGGTTTGTGCTGTCCACGGATGCGCAGGAGCTAGCACGTCTCGCCAATGTCGAAACGCCACGGCTGAAAACGCATGACCGACAGGGCAGGCGCATCGACCTGGTCGAATTTCACCCCGCCTACCACGCGCTCATGCGGCGCTCGATCGCCAACGGCCTGCACAGTTCCATCTGGGAAAATGCCCAGGCCGAGACCAACCGCCGGCACCAGGTGCGGGCCATCCGCTACTTCCTGACGGCGCAGCTCGAATGCGGCCATCTGTGCCCGGTCACGATGACCAGCGCCTCCCTTGCCGCACTGATGTCGAGCACCAAGCTTTTTCGGGAGTGGGCACCGCGCATCACCAGCCGCAAATATGACTCGACGCAGAAGCCGCCGGTCGAAAAGACCGGGCTGACGCTCGGCATGGGCATGACGGAGAAACAGGGCGGCACGGATGTGCGGTCAAACAGCTCGCATGCCGAGCGCGCGGGCGGTGCGGTGTACCGGCTGACGGGCCACAAATGGTTCATGTCCGCGCCGATGTCGGACGCGTTCCTGATGCTGGCGCAGACGACCGAAGGGCTTTCATGCTTCCTCGTGCCGCGCATTCTCGGTGACGGCAGCATGAACGGGCTGCGGTTCCAGCGGCTCAAGGACAAGCTCGGCAATCGCTCCAATGCCTCGGCGGAGGTGGAATATTCAGGCGCGCTGGGCGAACTGGTCGGCGATCCGGGCGCGGGCATCAAGACGATCATGGACATGGTGACGCTGACCCGTCTCGATTGCGCGCTGGCGTCCGCTGCCCTGATGCGCGCAGCCGTCGCGGAGGCCGTTCACCACGCGCGGCATCGGCAGACTTTCGGCAAGACGCTGATCGACCAGCCGCTGATGCTCCGCGTGCTGGCCGACATGGCGCTCGACGTGGCGGCGGCGACGGCGCTGTCCATGCGCCTTGCGCGGTCGTTCGATCTCGCCGCGCAGAACAGGACGGAAGCCTCGTTCGCGCGCATCATGACGCCCGTCGTCAAGTACTGGGTGTGCAAGACCGCGCCGTCGCTGGTCTATGAGGCGATGGAATGCCTTGGCGGCAACGGCTACATCGAGGAAGGTCCGCTTGCACGCTATTATCGCGAGGCTCCCGTCAATGCGATCTGGGAAGGTTCGGGCAATGTGATGACGCTCGATCTGCTGCGCGTCATGGCGCGCGCGCCGGCAATCCTGGACGAGGTGCTGGGCGACATCGAAGCCAGTCTCGGCAAGGAGGCCGAGGGCACATCCGTGGTGCTTCGCGCCGCGCGCGACGTCGCGGCATCGGACGAGGGGTCGGCCCGCATTTTCGCGGAGCAGCTTGCCCTGTCCGCCGCCGGAGCCGAATTGCGGCGGCTCGGGGCAGGCCGCATTGCCGACGCCTTTGTCGCCACGCGGCTTGGCGGCCAATGGAGGTCCACCTACGGCATGCTCGGCCCTCGCCATGATCCCGCGCTGATCGTGGATTCGCTTTTCCCCGCCTGA
- a CDS encoding aspartate carbamoyltransferase catalytic subunit: MTRSDALPLFRHRHLLGIRDLSPQDIEDLLDRADDAVAISRQAEKKSAVLRGRTQINLFFEASTRTQSSFELAGKRLGADVMNMSVASSSVKKGETLIDTAMTLNAMRPDILIIRHQSAGAAALLAQKVGCSVVNAGDGAHEHPTQALLDALTIRRAKGRVAGLVVAICGDILHSRVARSNIILLNALGARVRVVAPSTLLPSGIADMSVEVCRTMQEGLKGADVVMMLRLQRERMAGSFVPSVREYFRYYGLDATKLAHAKPDALVMHPGPMNRGVEIASEIADGPQSVIQEQVEMGVAVRMAVMQALLDPRRNAEAGQ, from the coding sequence ATGACCCGATCTGACGCTCTGCCGCTCTTCCGACATCGCCATTTACTTGGCATACGCGACCTGTCCCCGCAGGACATCGAGGACCTGCTGGACCGGGCCGACGATGCGGTGGCCATATCCCGACAGGCCGAGAAAAAGTCCGCCGTGCTGCGCGGGCGTACGCAGATCAATCTGTTCTTCGAGGCGTCGACCCGCACGCAATCCTCATTCGAGCTTGCCGGCAAGCGGCTCGGCGCGGATGTCATGAACATGTCGGTCGCCAGTTCCTCGGTGAAAAAAGGCGAGACGCTGATCGACACGGCGATGACGCTGAATGCGATGCGCCCGGACATTCTCATCATCCGCCACCAGTCCGCCGGGGCCGCCGCATTGCTCGCCCAGAAAGTCGGCTGTTCGGTCGTCAATGCCGGCGATGGCGCGCATGAGCATCCCACGCAAGCGCTGCTCGACGCGCTGACGATACGCCGCGCCAAGGGGCGGGTTGCGGGGCTGGTGGTCGCGATCTGCGGCGACATCCTGCATTCGCGCGTGGCGCGCTCCAACATCATCCTGCTCAACGCGCTCGGCGCGCGGGTGCGCGTCGTCGCCCCGTCAACGCTGCTGCCGTCCGGGATCGCGGATATGAGCGTCGAGGTGTGCCGCACCATGCAGGAAGGATTGAAGGGCGCCGATGTCGTCATGATGCTGCGCCTGCAACGCGAGCGCATGGCAGGCTCTTTCGTTCCCTCGGTGCGGGAATATTTCCGCTACTACGGGCTGGACGCCACCAAGCTCGCGCATGCCAAGCCGGACGCGCTGGTCATGCATCCCGGGCCGATGAACCGTGGCGTGGAGATCGCCTCCGAGATCGCGGACGGGCCGCAAAGCGTTATTCAGGAACAGGTTGAAATGGGTGTCGCCGTGCGCATGGCGGTCATGCAGGCGCTGCTCGACCCACGCCGCAACGCGGAGGCCGGCCAATGA
- a CDS encoding dihydroorotase, with protein sequence MIVTVFEHARIVDPSRGMDEIGTLIVEGRKIAASGKGALNQGIPEGATRIDCRGRTIIPGLVDSRVFIGEPGAEHRETIASASEAAAAGGVTSIVMMPDTDPVIDDVALVEFVLRTARDTAKINVFPAAAITKGFHGKELSEFGLLREAGAVAFTEGRHTISNSLVMRRALTYARDFGAMIAHETQDADLSSSGVMNEGLFASWLGLSGIPREAETIPLMRDLMLARLTRGSYHAAKISTGLSAQTIARAKQEGVTATAGVSINNLSLNENDIGEYRTFFRLDPPLRAEEDRLAIVEALRDGTIDVIVSSHDPQDVDTKRLPFSDAAAGAIGLETLLAVALRLHHSGEVPLLRLIETLSTAPARLFGLPGGTLKPGAIADLALVDLDEPWIVREKDIRSHSKNTCFEDARLQGKVLQSWVAGRKVFGQ encoded by the coding sequence ATGATCGTCACGGTCTTCGAGCATGCGCGGATCGTCGATCCGTCGCGCGGCATGGACGAAATCGGCACGCTGATCGTCGAGGGCCGCAAGATTGCCGCGAGCGGCAAGGGCGCGCTCAACCAGGGCATTCCCGAAGGGGCGACGCGCATCGATTGCCGGGGCCGGACGATCATTCCCGGCCTTGTCGACTCCCGTGTCTTTATCGGTGAGCCGGGCGCGGAGCACCGCGAGACAATCGCCTCGGCGAGCGAGGCCGCCGCTGCCGGGGGCGTGACCTCCATCGTCATGATGCCCGACACAGATCCCGTGATCGACGATGTAGCGCTGGTGGAATTCGTGCTCAGGACGGCCCGCGATACCGCGAAGATCAACGTCTTTCCCGCCGCGGCCATCACGAAGGGGTTCCACGGCAAGGAACTGTCGGAATTCGGCCTGCTGCGCGAAGCGGGCGCGGTCGCCTTCACCGAGGGACGCCACACCATTTCGAACTCGCTCGTCATGCGGCGCGCGCTGACCTATGCCCGCGACTTCGGGGCGATGATCGCCCACGAGACACAGGATGCGGACCTGTCATCGTCGGGCGTGATGAATGAGGGGCTGTTCGCCAGTTGGCTGGGGCTTTCCGGGATCCCGCGCGAGGCCGAGACTATCCCGCTGATGCGCGACCTGATGCTCGCGCGCCTGACGCGCGGCTCATATCACGCCGCGAAGATTTCCACCGGCCTCTCTGCGCAGACAATTGCGCGCGCAAAGCAGGAGGGAGTGACGGCGACTGCGGGCGTCTCGATCAACAATCTCAGCCTCAACGAAAACGATATCGGCGAATACCGCACCTTCTTCCGCCTCGATCCGCCGCTTCGCGCGGAGGAGGACCGGCTCGCCATAGTCGAGGCGCTGCGTGACGGCACCATTGATGTCATTGTCTCGTCGCACGACCCGCAGGACGTGGACACCAAGCGCCTGCCCTTCTCGGATGCGGCGGCGGGCGCAATCGGGCTGGAGACCCTGCTCGCGGTCGCCTTGAGGCTGCATCACAGCGGCGAGGTTCCGCTGCTGCGCCTGATCGAAACGCTTTCGACCGCGCCCGCCCGCCTGTTCGGGCTGCCTGGCGGCACGCTCAAGCCAGGTGCGATTGCCGACCTCGCGCTTGTCGATCTGGACGAGCCGTGGATCGTGCGCGAAAAAGACATTCGCTCGCATTCGAAGAACACCTGTTTCGAGGACGCGCGGCTTCAGGGCAAGGTCTTGCAAAGTTGGGTCGCCGGTCGCAAGGTATTCGGCCAGTGA